The following proteins are co-located in the Phyllostomus discolor isolate MPI-MPIP mPhyDis1 chromosome 1, mPhyDis1.pri.v3, whole genome shotgun sequence genome:
- the CCDC177 gene encoding coiled-coil domain-containing protein 177 — protein sequence MVDPVPEEEKAEAEPGGSGGNGATASVPPDAQGAQQPAASSASASASAAVPRKAEVQCATEGGRREQSPLLHLDLFNFDCPEAEGSRYVLTSPRSLEACARCAVKPVELLPRALADLVREAPGRSMRVATGLYEAYEAERRAKLQQCRAERERIVREEKRRLFTPLGHAAAAASAPSAGSSSSCSSASLPASPAPRAARKASSSPSPVRPKAPPASSRTGRKSHSLDSLSRRREGALSSESGASSSSYSGESLRELRWPPRASARSSCPAGSLSSAPNPLGRPSALALVPLTARSFSLGDLSHSPQTTQHVERIVRQVRTERGLRGVPERDRKIAALMLARHQEERLLLEQRAAAHGQWEQQRVRAEQRREREEREKRRSLEQGRRAWAAQVEERRGRRGREEREAARRRQRQCELSEERRRELAERQSLLRRERAERAAREDRLRKLQQEQNLKQREEGLKQGRERAEQVLKERAQRAACTKQRQGDQLQREKRELSRAEQARHQALLQGRARQEFEEREGLRSSLEASMGRAQENYEHLVEQRTRELRERARREELQGRRAKEAAERKEREHQAHLEALARAGERRLQHATQVAEEAVQQKARRVGQSRLEKERAQRAKKEKVEKDEDCRRRELLQAIGRKLERSEQLSRERRSALESARSTARASFHVREKVREETNTRSFDRMVREAQLHASLDRK from the coding sequence ATGGTGGACCCCGTACCTGAAGAAGAGAAGGCGGAAGCCGAGCCTGGAGGCTCGGGAGGAAACGGAGCCACTGCGTCCGTGCCCCCTGATGCGCAGGGCGCCCAGCAGCCCGCAGCCTCTTCGGCCTCTGCCTCGGCCTCCGCGGCGGTGCCCCGCAAGGCTGAAGTCCAGTGCGCAACAGAAGGTGGGCGGCGGGAGCAATCCCCGCTGCTGCACCTCGACCTCTTCAATTTCGACTGCCCAGAGGCCGAGGGCAGCCGCTATGTACTGACCAGCCCTCGTTCTCTCGAGGCCTGCGCCCGCTGCGCCGTCAAACCAGTGGAGCTGCTGCCACGGGCTTTGGCTGACCTGGTGCGCGAGGCCCCAGGCCGGTCCATGCGAGTGGCCACCGGCCTGTACGAGGCATACGAGGCCGAGCGGCGCGCAAAGCTACAGCAGTGCCGGGCCGAGCGCGAGCGCATAGTGCGCGAGGAAAAGCGGCGCCTCTTCACGCCGTTGGGCCACGCGGCCGCGGCGGCCTCGGCCCCCAGcgcgggcagcagcagcagctgcagcagcgcCAGCCTCCCGGCCTCGCCCGCACCCCGTGCGGCCCGCAAGGCGTCCTCCAGTCCGTCCCCGGTCCGACCCAAAGCTCCTCCCGCGAGTTCGCGGACCGGTAGAAAGAGCCACTCACTAGACTCACTGTCCCGCCGCCGAGAAGGCGCCCTCAGTTCTGAGTCCGGCGCGTCGTCGTCATCCTACAGCGGGGAGAGCCTTCGGGAGCTGCGCTGGCCGCCGCGGGCTTCAGCCCGGAGCAGCTGCCCCGCGGGGTCACTATCCTCAGCCCCCAACCCTCTGGGCCGTCCGTCTGCCCTGGCCCTAGTGCCACTTACGGCCCGGAGCTTCAGCCTCGGCGATCTGAGCCACTCACCGCAGACAACTCAGCACGTGGAGCGCATCGTGCGCCAAGTGCGCACGGAGCGGGGACTGCGCGGGGTTCCAGAGCGCGACCGGAAGATCGCAGCGCTGATGCTGGCGCGGCACCAGGAGGAGCGCCTGTTGCTGGAGCAGCGCGCCGCGGCGCACGGCCAGTGGGAGCAGCAGCGCGTGCGCGCAGAGCAGCGGCGGGAGCGCGAGGAACGCGAGAAGCGGCGCTCCCTAGAGCAGGGTCGTCGAGCCTGGGCAGCGCAGGTGGAGGAGCGGCGCGGCCGCCGGGGCCGCGAGGAGCGCGAGGCGGCGCGGCGGCGGCAGCGCCAGTGCGAGCTTAGCGAGGAGCGGCGGCGGGAACTAGCGGAGCGCCAGAGCCTGCTGCGACGCGAGCGGGCGGAGCGTGCGGCCCGGGAGGACCGGCTGCGCAAGCTTCAGCAAGAGCAGAACCTAAAGCAGCGGGAGGAGGGCCTGAAGCAAGGGCGCGAGCGGGCTGAGCAGGTCCTTAAGGAGCGCGCCCAGCGCGCAGCCTGTACCAAGCAGCGGCAGGGGGACCAGTTGCAGCGGGAGAAGCGGGAGCTGAGCCGGGCCGAGCAGGCGCGCCACCAGGCGCTGCTTCAAGGTCGGGCCCGCCAGGAGTTCGAGGAGCGCGAGGGCCTGCGGAGCTCCCTGGAGGCCAGCATGGGTCGCGCGCAGGAGAACTACGAGCACTTGGTGGAGCAGCGCACCCGGGAGCTGCGGGAGCGGGCCCGGAGAGAGGAGCTACAGGGACGGCGGGCCAAGGAGGCAGCGGAGCGCAAAGAGCGCGAGCATCAGGCACACCTTGAGGCACTCGCCCGGGCAGGAGAGCGGCGGCTGCAACACGCGACACAAGTGGCTGAGGAGGCGGTGCAGCAAAAGGCGAGGCGCGTGGGCCAAAGTAGGTTGGAGAAGGAGCGAGCCCAGCGTGCCAAAAAGGAGAAGGTGGAGAAGGACGAAGACTGCCGTCGGCGGGAGCTGCTCCAGGCCATCGGGCGCAAGCTGGAGCGCAGCGAACAGCTGTCGCGGGAGCGTCGCAGCGCGCTGGAAAGCGCCCGCTCTACAGCGCGGGCTTCCTTCCACGTGCGCGAGAAGGTGCGCGAGGAAACCAACACTCGCTCCTTCGACCGCATGGTGCGGGAGGCCCAGCTGCACGCCAGCCTGGACCGCAAATGA